From a region of the Roseivirga sp. 4D4 genome:
- a CDS encoding TonB-dependent receptor, whose translation MKNLKFVLLLSLIAFGQSAFAQKGKIRGTAYERSNGEGMYSVQIFIPEVSSGTVTDFDGKFEVELTPGTYTLQAKFIGFTTVTISDVVVKAGEVTLIEAIWMEEAVSELDEIVVTAEAIRTTDIALLQAKRKSANLIDGISSQQIKRSGDSDVAGAIKRVPGVSIQGGQYVFVRGLGDRYTKTILNGMEVPGLDPDRNAIQIDIFPTSLIDNIVVYKNFTPDLSADFVGGTVNIETKDFPDEKTMNLSFSLEYNPNMHFRNDFLGYAGGGTDFLGFDDGTRGLPFDGRNGDIPSPILRDPQTEDITRSFDPTMAAAEQSNFANISFGFSTGDQLDWKGRKLGYIAALNYNNSSTFYENAIDAAEVKPSQRDDFGLISDTRFEGGLGIQDVQLSGLAGLSLKTDKNKYRFQAMHIQNGTQRAANRTRVRSNNNFNTAIVDNLEYTERFLTNFLLAGEHYFNQSDAKLEWKVSPTFSTINDKDIRITPFTIDDGSIAINPQEGGEPNRIWRLLTEQNYVAKVDYTQNFAFKGRESKFKVGVSNIYKTRDYEIQNFVASIRGNQDLLNLDSNPDRLFAEENIWTPDRGTGVYVQNNFNLSNAYEGRINTLGAYAMSELALTPKLKTILGLRVEQYDQWYTGVNQAGANPNDPTGRVFEDDKVLSSFEFFPSVNFVYNVVENSNIRASYARTIARPSFKEKSTAEIQDVLTGRTFIGNIDLVETTIDNFDIRWEYFFGRGETISIGGFIKDFTNPIELIRSETAANDFTPRNVGNAEITGLELEVRKSLAFITPKLENLTFITNITVTDAKVNLNAAEQIGRINGLRTGETFNLTRDFVGQPPYIVNASFNYTDFENFWEASVSYNVQGRTLAVVGVNRTPDTYDVPFNSLNLNIQKGFGVDGQHVIGLRVNNLLGDLREREFESFMSANAIETRRDPGTSFRLKYSYNFLR comes from the coding sequence ATGAAAAATCTAAAATTTGTTTTACTCTTATCTTTGATTGCCTTCGGTCAAAGTGCGTTTGCCCAAAAAGGGAAGATAAGAGGCACCGCTTATGAACGCTCTAATGGGGAGGGTATGTACAGTGTACAAATCTTCATTCCAGAAGTGTCTTCTGGTACAGTTACTGACTTTGATGGAAAGTTCGAAGTTGAACTAACGCCAGGCACCTATACACTTCAAGCCAAATTCATCGGATTTACTACCGTAACAATTAGTGACGTGGTGGTAAAAGCCGGAGAAGTCACGCTTATCGAAGCCATCTGGATGGAAGAAGCCGTTTCAGAGCTAGATGAGATTGTAGTAACAGCTGAGGCTATACGTACTACAGACATCGCGTTATTACAGGCAAAGCGAAAGTCGGCAAATTTAATTGATGGTATTTCATCACAACAAATCAAAAGATCTGGTGACAGTGATGTTGCCGGAGCGATTAAAAGAGTACCTGGGGTGTCTATCCAAGGTGGACAATACGTATTTGTAAGAGGTCTAGGAGATCGTTACACAAAGACCATCCTGAATGGAATGGAAGTTCCTGGATTAGATCCAGATAGAAACGCCATCCAAATCGACATCTTCCCTACATCACTAATTGACAATATCGTTGTCTATAAAAACTTTACCCCCGACCTAAGCGCTGACTTTGTGGGAGGAACTGTCAATATCGAGACCAAGGATTTTCCAGATGAGAAAACCATGAACCTCTCTTTTAGCCTAGAGTATAACCCAAACATGCACTTTAGAAATGACTTCTTAGGATATGCTGGAGGCGGTACTGACTTTCTAGGTTTTGATGATGGCACAAGAGGTTTGCCATTTGACGGAAGAAACGGTGACATCCCTTCTCCAATCCTTCGTGACCCACAAACAGAAGACATCACAAGGTCTTTTGATCCAACAATGGCCGCTGCTGAGCAGTCAAACTTTGCCAATATTAGTTTCGGATTCTCTACTGGAGATCAGCTTGATTGGAAAGGAAGAAAATTGGGCTACATCGCAGCCCTCAATTACAACAACTCTTCTACCTTTTATGAAAATGCCATTGATGCTGCGGAAGTAAAGCCAAGTCAAAGAGATGACTTCGGCCTTATCTCAGATACTCGATTCGAAGGAGGCTTAGGTATTCAAGATGTTCAATTGAGTGGTTTAGCGGGTCTTTCTTTAAAGACTGATAAAAACAAGTACCGATTCCAAGCCATGCATATCCAGAATGGTACGCAGCGTGCGGCAAATAGAACCAGAGTACGTTCGAACAACAACTTCAACACAGCGATAGTGGACAACTTGGAGTACACCGAGCGTTTCCTTACCAACTTCTTGTTAGCTGGAGAGCACTACTTTAATCAAAGCGATGCCAAGCTAGAGTGGAAAGTTTCTCCTACTTTCTCTACCATCAATGATAAAGACATCAGAATTACTCCATTCACAATCGATGATGGTTCTATCGCGATCAACCCACAAGAAGGTGGCGAGCCAAATAGAATTTGGAGGCTACTTACTGAGCAGAACTATGTGGCTAAAGTAGATTACACGCAGAATTTTGCTTTCAAGGGTAGAGAATCAAAATTCAAAGTTGGTGTTAGCAATATTTACAAAACAAGAGATTACGAAATCCAGAACTTCGTTGCCTCTATCAGAGGAAACCAAGACCTATTGAACCTTGACTCTAACCCAGACAGATTGTTTGCTGAGGAGAACATTTGGACGCCAGACAGAGGAACAGGAGTTTATGTACAAAACAACTTCAACCTTTCAAATGCTTACGAAGGTCGCATTAATACACTAGGTGCATACGCGATGAGCGAACTGGCGCTTACTCCAAAGCTTAAAACCATCCTTGGCTTAAGAGTTGAGCAGTATGATCAATGGTATACTGGTGTAAACCAAGCAGGTGCTAACCCTAATGATCCTACAGGAAGAGTTTTCGAAGATGACAAAGTGTTGAGTTCATTTGAGTTCTTCCCATCTGTCAATTTCGTGTACAACGTAGTTGAGAATTCTAACATTAGAGCTTCTTATGCAAGAACAATCGCAAGGCCTTCGTTCAAAGAAAAGTCTACCGCAGAGATACAGGATGTGCTTACGGGCAGAACCTTCATCGGTAACATTGACCTAGTAGAAACTACTATCGATAACTTTGATATCCGTTGGGAGTACTTCTTTGGAAGAGGTGAGACTATCTCAATCGGTGGTTTTATTAAGGACTTCACTAATCCGATTGAGTTAATTAGATCAGAGACTGCTGCTAATGACTTTACTCCTAGAAATGTGGGTAATGCCGAAATCACTGGGCTTGAGCTAGAAGTGAGAAAGAGCCTTGCCTTCATCACTCCAAAACTGGAAAACTTGACGTTCATCACTAACATCACAGTAACAGATGCTAAAGTGAACTTAAACGCTGCCGAGCAAATCGGTCGAATCAATGGTTTAAGAACTGGTGAGACTTTCAACTTGACGAGAGACTTCGTTGGGCAGCCTCCTTACATTGTAAACGCTTCATTCAACTATACTGACTTTGAAAACTTCTGGGAAGCCAGCGTGAGTTACAATGTTCAGGGAAGAACATTAGCCGTTGTAGGTGTTAACCGTACGCCTGATACATATGATGTTCCGTTCAATAGTTTAAATCTGAATATTCAAAAAGGCTTTGGTGTTGACGGTCAACATGTTATTGGTTTAAGAGTCAACAACCTATTGGGTGACTTAAGAGAGAGAGAGTTTGAATCTTTTATGAGTGCAAATGCGATAGAGACTCGTAGAGATCCTGGAACATCTTTCAGATTAAAATATAGCTACAACTTCTTAAGGTAG